The Bradyrhizobium guangxiense genomic sequence TCACCGCGGTCTGCTCGGGATGAACCAGGCTGACGAACCAGACCGGGGGCCCGCGCGTCTCGGCATCGGCGTCGGCCCGCGGCGGCGTCAACGGATTGCCGCCGGCATCCCGGAGCGCGATGCTGACATGGCGCAGACGGCTGAGGTCGCGCGCAATCTGGTTCAGCCTGGCATCCGGATCGGGCGCCTCGTTGAGATCGGCCACGATCATCTCGATGAATTCGCGCGCGAGGCGGATCACGCTCTGGTCCTCGGCCTGCACGCGGGGACCTGCCTCCGCGACCTGGCGGCCGATATTGACGGCGAGCCCCAGCGCCAGCAGCAGCGCCAGCAGGAGGTTGATGCGCCCGCGCAAGGATAGATTTTGCCACATTGGTATCGCCCGTGCCTCGCGAAGCCTTGCCCGCCCTGTCCGATGACGTTGACAGAGGCGAAGCGGCGGATATCTAATCGGAAGCGTACAGCAATCCCGGCCGGGTTGCATGAGGCGACCTCGGACACATCGCTCACGCGCCTGTCCCATGTCGGTATCATGCGGCGCAGAGCCTGCAGGTTTGTCACAGGGAACGCGCTGTCAGGGGAACGCCTATGCGCATTCTGATCGTCGACGATCATCCCATCGTCGCCTCCGGCTGCCGTGCCGTGCTGGCCGACGAGGGCGAGATCGAGATTTTGGAGGCCGCCGACGCCGAGGACGGCGAGTGCGTCTTCATCGTCGAACGCCCTGACCTCTGCATCATCGACATCAACTTGCCGACCGTCTCCGGTTTCGAGCTTGCCCGCCGCATCCTCGAGCGCGCCCCCGAGGCCCGCATCATCATGTTCAGCATGAACGACGATCCCGCTTTCGCTGCGCGCGCGATCGAATGCGGCGCCAAGGGCTACGTCTCCAAGACCGGCGATCCCGACGACCTCGTCGAGGCGATCCGCGCCGTCGGCGGTGGCGGCACCTACCTGCCGAGCGCGATCGCGCGCAGCATCGCGTTCGCAGGACCGACGCTGGCGCAAAGCCCGCTGTCGAAGCTGAACGCGCGCGAGATGGAGATCCTGCGGCTGCTCAGCGCCGGAAAGAGCCTGTCGGAGATCGCCTGGCTGGTGCAGTCGTCGTACAAGACGGTCGCCAACACCTCGTCGATCATGCGCCAGAAGCTCGGGGTGAAGACCTCGGTCGAGCTGGTGCGGCTGGCGATCGACAGCGGCGTCGCCTGACGCGCGGTCGGCCGCCACAAATTCGGTCACACAAGCGTTGCAATGTTGATGTGGTTAGATGCCACGGAGCTTACGGCATGACGATTCAGACTGTCTCGACCAATAAGTCCTATGGCGGCGTGCAGGGCGTGTATCGCCATACGAGCCAGGCGACCGGAACTGACATGGTTTTCTCGGTCTATGTCCCTCCGCATGCCGAGGGCGCGAAGCTGCCCGTGGTGTGGTATCTGTCCGGCCTGACCTGCACGCACGCCAACGTCACCGAGAAGGGCGAATTCCGCAAGGCCTGCGCCGAGCTCGGCCTGATCTTCGTCGCGCCCGACACCTCGCCCCGCGGCCCCGACGTGCCAGGCGATGCCAACAACGCCTATGATTTCGGCTTAGGGGCCGGCTTCTATGTCGATGCGACGCAAGAGCCGTTTGCACGCAATTACCGGATGTGGAGCTATGTCACCGACGAGTTGCCCAAGCTCGTGGCGGGAAATTTTCCCGTCGATGCCCGGCGGCAATCGGTGATGGGCCATTCCATGGGCGGCCATGGCGCGCTCACGGTGGCGCTGCGCAACCCGCACCGCTACCGCGCAGCGAGCGCATTCGCGCCGATCGTTGCCCCCTCGGTCGTGCCCTGGGGCATCAAGGCGCTGACCGGCTATCTCGGACCGAACAAGGACGCCTGGCGCAGCCACGATACCGTGGCGCTGATCGAGGACGGCGCGAAATTCTCCGGCTTCCTGGTCGATGTCGGCGAAGCCGACAATTTCCTGAAAGAACAGCTCAAGCCGGAGCTGCTGCAGGCCGCCTGCACCAAGGCGGGCATCCCGCTGACGCTGCGGCGGCAGGCGGGGGATGACCACAGCTATTACTTCATCTCGACCTTCATGAGCGATCATCTGCACTGGCACGCGGAGAAGCTGAAGGCGTGATCTTCTTCACCCTCCCCTGGAGGGTGGGTGAAGAGCCCCTACTCCGGCTTGCCGTAGTTCGGCGCCAGCAAGCGGTTCCGGATCAGGTAGCTCATCGTGCGTGTCCAGGCGTCATCGGTGTTGCCGCGCATGTCGGCGCTCGCCGCCGTGATCATGGCGCCGGTCTTCACGTCGCGCAGATAGATGTTGAGATTGATGATCAGGTTCGAGACCTTCTGCACCATGCCGGTGATCTCGAGCTCGGCACCCAATTGTTCGGCGAGCTTGAGGTCGCAGCCGCCGCAGGCCTGCAAGTTGGCGAGGCGGGCGGCGTCCCTGACCGGCGCGATGTCCAGCACCTGGAACTTGCCTGAGTCAGCCAATTCCTTGCGCAGCTGCTCGCTGATGCGCAGCAGGCGCGCCTCCTCCGGCCTGGAGCCGTAGAACTCGCCCGGCAGGCTGGTGTCGATCAGCTCGAAATCGAACACGGCCAGCTTCGGCGGATCGGCGCACGCGACCGAAGGCGTCAACAGCAAAGCGGCGAGCATCATGAATGCTCGCATGATCGTGATTCCCGGCCTGGCGCGCGCGGGGACGAAATGCGGGGTTGCATGCCCTGACAAATTGGTCATGCTTGAAGCTGAGACAATTCTCCACCTGCGGTCAAGCCGGGGAGAACGCCTGGAGGAAACATGATCCGATGGTTGGCCGGTCTGATCGGTCTAGCTCTTGCCGCAACGAGCGCGTTCGCGGCGGAGCCTGTCCAGATCGGCGTCGGCTACCTCGGAATCGCCGGCACCAGATCGACCCTGTCGCTGGTCGAGCAGCCCGCGGAGAATGACGGCGTTGCCGGCGCGCGCCTCGCGATCGAGGACAACAACACCACCGGGAAATTTACCGGCCAGCGCTTTTCACTGGAGGAGCGGCGCGTTCGGGAAGACGAGGACGTGGTGCAGGCCGCGACCGCGCTGGCCGAGAAAAACGGATTCATCATCGCCGACCTGCCGGCCGACGCGCTGCTGAAAGTCTCGGATGCCCTGCGCGACCGCGGCACGCTACTGTTCAATGCGGGGGCAATCGACGAGCGGTTGCGCGAGGCCGATTGCCGCGCCAACGTGATTCACACCGCGCCCACGCGCGCGATGCTGGCCGACGCACTTGGGCAATACCTGGTCTGGAAGAAGTGGTCGCGCTGGCTGCTGGTGGTCGGCTCGCACGATGAGGACAAGCTGTTCGCTGACGCACTGCGCCGCACCGCGACGCGGTTCGGCGCCAAGATCGTGCAGGAGCGCACGTTCGAGGACAAGGGCGGCGCGCGGCGCACCGATAGCGGCGTGACGCTGATCCAGCGGCAGATGCCGGTATTCACGCAACAGGCGCCCGCTTACGACGTGCTGGTCGCCGCCGACGAGAGCGAGGTGTTCGGCGCGTACTTGCCCTATCGCACCTGGGATCCGCGGCCTGTCGCGGGCTCCGCCGGCCTCGTGCCGCGCAGCTGGGACGCATCGCAGGACCAGTGGGGCGCGATCCAGATGCAGAACCGCTTCGTCAAGCTGAATTCGCGGCGCATGACGGCCCTCGACATGCAGGCCTGGACCGCGGTGCGCATGATCGGGGAAGCCACCTCGCGCACCAATTCCGGCGACGTCAAGAAGGTCATCGACTTCATCAAGGGACCGGATTTCTCGGTCGCCGCCTTCAAGGGCACGCGACTGACCCTGCGTGACTGGAATTGGCAGCTGCGTCAGCCGATCCTGCTGGTCGACGGCCGCATGGTGGTGTCGGTCTCGCCGCAGGAGGGATTCCTGCACCAGGTCTCCGAGCTCGACACGCTCGGATACGATCGCCCGGAGAGCAAATGCAAGCTGAAGTGAGAACGCAGATGTTGCGCATGTGGCGTGTGGGGCTTCTCTCCGGACTGGCGCTGGTGGCTGCGCCCGCGCACGCATTCATCGCCTATGTCTCGAACGAGAAGAGCAACACGGTCTCGGTGATCGACACCGACAGCTGGACCGTCACCAAGACCATCAAGGTCGGCCAGCGCCCACGCGGCATCGACTTCACGCGCGACGGCAAGTTCGTGATGGTCGCGGTCGGCGACGACGACACCATCCAGGTCATCGACGCCAAGACGCAGAGCGTGGTGGACAGCCTGCCCTCCGGGCCTGACCCGGAGTTGTTCGCCCAGGATGCGGCCGGCAAGATACTCTACGTCGCCAACGAGAACGACAACACGGTGACCGTGATCGATCTCGAGAAGCGTAGCCGGCTCGGCGACATCCAGGTCGGCGTCGAGCCCGAAGGCATGACCATCAGCCCGGACGGCAAGACGCTGATCAACACGTCGGAAACGACCAACATGGCGCATTTCATCGACACCTCGACGCGGCAGATCGTCGCCAACGTGCTGGTCGATGCGCGGCCGCGCTTTGCGGAGTTCAGGCACGACAGCTCGGAGATCTG encodes the following:
- a CDS encoding response regulator; its protein translation is MRILIVDDHPIVASGCRAVLADEGEIEILEAADAEDGECVFIVERPDLCIIDINLPTVSGFELARRILERAPEARIIMFSMNDDPAFAARAIECGAKGYVSKTGDPDDLVEAIRAVGGGGTYLPSAIARSIAFAGPTLAQSPLSKLNAREMEILRLLSAGKSLSEIAWLVQSSYKTVANTSSIMRQKLGVKTSVELVRLAIDSGVA
- the fghA gene encoding S-formylglutathione hydrolase → MTIQTVSTNKSYGGVQGVYRHTSQATGTDMVFSVYVPPHAEGAKLPVVWYLSGLTCTHANVTEKGEFRKACAELGLIFVAPDTSPRGPDVPGDANNAYDFGLGAGFYVDATQEPFARNYRMWSYVTDELPKLVAGNFPVDARRQSVMGHSMGGHGALTVALRNPHRYRAASAFAPIVAPSVVPWGIKALTGYLGPNKDAWRSHDTVALIEDGAKFSGFLVDVGEADNFLKEQLKPELLQAACTKAGIPLTLRRQAGDDHSYYFISTFMSDHLHWHAEKLKA
- a CDS encoding DUF3280 domain-containing protein, with amino-acid sequence MTNLSGHATPHFVPARARPGITIMRAFMMLAALLLTPSVACADPPKLAVFDFELIDTSLPGEFYGSRPEEARLLRISEQLRKELADSGKFQVLDIAPVRDAARLANLQACGGCDLKLAEQLGAELEITGMVQKVSNLIINLNIYLRDVKTGAMITAASADMRGNTDDAWTRTMSYLIRNRLLAPNYGKPE
- a CDS encoding ABC transporter substrate-binding protein, with protein sequence MIRWLAGLIGLALAATSAFAAEPVQIGVGYLGIAGTRSTLSLVEQPAENDGVAGARLAIEDNNTTGKFTGQRFSLEERRVREDEDVVQAATALAEKNGFIIADLPADALLKVSDALRDRGTLLFNAGAIDERLREADCRANVIHTAPTRAMLADALGQYLVWKKWSRWLLVVGSHDEDKLFADALRRTATRFGAKIVQERTFEDKGGARRTDSGVTLIQRQMPVFTQQAPAYDVLVAADESEVFGAYLPYRTWDPRPVAGSAGLVPRSWDASQDQWGAIQMQNRFVKLNSRRMTALDMQAWTAVRMIGEATSRTNSGDVKKVIDFIKGPDFSVAAFKGTRLTLRDWNWQLRQPILLVDGRMVVSVSPQEGFLHQVSELDTLGYDRPESKCKLK
- a CDS encoding YVTN family beta-propeller repeat protein, which gives rise to MQAEVRTQMLRMWRVGLLSGLALVAAPAHAFIAYVSNEKSNTVSVIDTDSWTVTKTIKVGQRPRGIDFTRDGKFVMVAVGDDDTIQVIDAKTQSVVDSLPSGPDPELFAQDAAGKILYVANENDNTVTVIDLEKRSRLGDIQVGVEPEGMTISPDGKTLINTSETTNMAHFIDTSTRQIVANVLVDARPRFAEFRHDSSEIWVSSEIGGTVSIIDHGKHEVIGKVNFEVPGLRKEAIQPVGIGMTKDDKTAFIALGPANRIAVVDVASRKVTKYLLVGQRVWHMAFTPDERYLLTTNGVSNDVSVIDVAAQKVIKTIQVGELPWGITIAP